Within the Salvia hispanica cultivar TCC Black 2014 chromosome 4, UniMelb_Shisp_WGS_1.0, whole genome shotgun sequence genome, the region tgaagaaactttccgaaatggtaaatgactcaactatagtgAAACTGTAGTGaaaaggagggagtatttgataaataaaacttGCACATAGTATACcaaagtttattaaaatacgCATTTTAAATAATGGTAGAAGTATAAATTAAAGTCGTATGTAGCACAACCCACATAGTAAATAGTATAGTATAGTATATAGGTGTAGTAGAAGCGTAGCTAGTTAATCAATTAATGCATGGGAGTGTTTTTCGATCCGATAATTCTACCAACTAACTTAACTGCTACTTCCTCATTTCagcaaatataattaattaaacaccAAAGAGTTTGAAATTAATCTCTCTTTCTGAGTTCATAGAATTCCCAAAaagtttataaattaattagtgttttGATTGAGAGAGATGGCAGAAGGGTCGTACGTGAAGCTAACAGAGGATCAGATTGCCTTACAAAATATCACTCCTGGTGAACTAAACGAACCCATTGATATAGAAAAGGTTATACATGtattcaagaaattaaaaagttgGTCTGTATATACATATAGCATTGATGCACAATTTGAATGTAAATAGATTCATTAATTAGATGAGAAATCTTGCAGGCAAATGGTAGAACATGTGAGCTATGTGGGCAATCCCTACCTGTATCGTACGTGCCTCCAGCGGACGAAGATTGGGCTACCGGCATCTTTGGCTGCCTTGATGATTCTAATAGTTGTAAGTTAAACTTGAAACGGAGAACCATTGTTGATTctctttataaattttttataaaaaaaaagactaatGCGGGAATTAAAAGAGCATGTactgatgaaataaaatacgtGCAGGCGTGACAGGGTTGTTATGCCCGTGCGTGCTATTTGGGCGCAACATGGCGGTGGTGAACGAGAATATATCCCCGGATAGGGCGTGTGTGGGCCATGCAGTGTGCGTGGAAGGTGGCGTAGTGGCTGCTGCATTAACGATGGCGTGTAACGGGATGATTGATCCGGACACGGTGTGCCTGGTGACGGAGGGTCTGTTGTTCGCGTGGTGGGTGTGCGCCATATACAGCGGGATGGGGCGGCAGTTGCTGCAGCGGAAATACCACTTGAAGGATTCACCGTGTGATCCGTGTGGGGTGCACTGCTGCCTGCATTGGTGCGCCATATGCCAAGAACACAGAGAGATGAAGCATCATCTCTCTGAGGAATCGGCGGCCATTGTTGATCTTGATCCGCCTCAACTGCAGGAGATGATCAACGCTGCTGCCTCTGCCTCTGCCTCTGCTAATTCCCAACCAAACAATCAAATTGTATTAGTAACCACTAATCATGATACTAATAATCTGTAGTAATTCCCATCTCTacctattttaatttaggggAATATTTGATGTCTAATATTacgaaaattttcaaaaatttgttttttttttcaacaaacTTTATACTTGGcgtataatatcacgaacttaaATACCCCGGCtacatttcatttgttattacATCACCTAAGATATTGTCATCATTGAAAAATGATAGTGATGTGATTGTAAAGTCTTAGAAGCCAAGTATGATTATTCATCTCATTTTAATGTAGTAGTTGGATTTGTCACGGGTGgtaaaaaattcaacaactatttaagttcgtggaaaaaacaaatctttgaaaatttttgtgatattaggAGTCAATAGccctttattttatatataaccCTTCACCTGTATTGTTAGATATATATTCACATTAATCCTATTTAGCCTTTGAAGAAAGCATGACAGTTTCTAACACCGGATCATTTGACTACAAGGAATCCGCCATTTCTCTGTCACAATGGTCATATTAATAATACGACACAAAATTAGGACATATTATCCTATCCCATAATCATTATTGTAAAACTTATCCATAcaattaatcatgttttatgtTCAATTATTGATCAGTGGATAAAGTGGTAAAAGGTGGAAATAGTAGTAGGTTATAAAGAGTTCTTCTGTAAATAAGAAGTATTATGAAGATAAACTATAAAGAAgtttatcacaaaaataagataattgatgcacattttttgtggacagagAATATACtctaaaatagtactccatattcaAGCATTTTTAATTAGATTCAAACATTTATATAAACATTACAGTAcatattaatgaataattatttaaaattaaaaatcgattatattaatataattaaacttTTCACTAGTGCTTACGCATTTAGACATTCATGACTACATATGTTTGCCATGACATAACCCTAAGGACAgcatctatacatatataaaaggcgagttttggccttttcttgaaatatttatatgttttgttcttattctgaaatatttataagttatggaccaatttgaatattttaagtaactcatgaatatttatttagatattttaatgagtatTTGACTAATTCTTAAAGCACTACAATGACTCATTGGtggttacaaatatttaaatagaataatgagcatttaacaaattttgtaacatatattgtcttgattttaaaattatgatgttttaattccatgatctctcatttactaattttgtaccTATAAAAGGCATAGAATTGTGGATGAAATACAATATACACactaacaaaacattcttcattctctctcaagctctcaacattttattacaCATTTTAGGAACATTGTTTTGCTCGATTTTGGAGCCCTGTCAAGTTTATAGGTGCCTAGCAGGTTTGAGATGTTATATACGttaggaggaagtcgttttTATCTCTGGAGAAAATATGTCAATCCGAGAGCACTAACCGtgatgtaatttgtcttgcggaaagatggtttttcttgactaattttcattgtaatttccatttcatttattgttgtttttttcctttgattaCAAAAGTTAGAGTACCGCGTGTATATGGTTCCAGAATTTTATCTCAATATTTCTTACAGTTCTTAGAAAGAgaagaattgtaacatccttaactcaaacatacatagtatttatcttcatctttacacaatttattatttttagtagagaaatatgaaggattgttttaaacatatttttcaaaaatgtcaacacttaATGTAGTCTCTTTATcattgtccaaataattgtgtttgtctcaattcaattttaaatatgtttaagtTAATGTCTTTAGgtgtaaaatgaattgaggagtatatatttattgaatttttattacatagtagtatatttttctattttaaatcgtatataattatattgtttcttattttaattaatcgattaacaatttaaaattgtatgacaaaaaaatataatattccgTCGTGCATCGCATGGGTTAAGACTAGTGTGTTATAAAAGTCATGATTTCACTTCATGacatgaaaattgaaaaattgtactactacTTGTACATAAAAACATCATAGACAGCGCCATgtgtaaattcaaaattctgtTTCGAAAACACTAGGATATCAAAAGATAGAATATGCATAGTTATACTACTGTTACGATGTGATAAAATAGCCTACGAATTATAACCAAGTTGCAACCCCTACTCGTCATTCTGGCTCTCGTCTTTAACAAGCCTGATCATGTCGTCAATCCGGAGAATAGTAATAGCAGCTTCAGTAGCAAACTAGCAATGAATGAAAACAGATTCTTGAGTTCAAATGTGTATAGTGCTGAAAGATTAATGAATCGTTCTAGTTGCCAGGCTCTTACCTGGATTATTTTCACTTTGCTCATTGCAGGCTCAATAACTCCAGCTTCCAAGTTGTTCCGAACGGTACCATTTATCAGATCCAGACCCATACTGCAGTAATAAACAAGGAAGTATCATCAACAAAAGCGCCTTCCATCAAGGCCAAGAACAACTGTTCTTTGCAGCATTTTTACTAGATTTACCATATgatgaataaattcaatattatattatgcTAGGGATTCGAAGATATAAAAACAACAGTGGAACAATAAAATTCCAGGCAAAATGCAGGTACTCCAGTGTCACATAATATGGATTTAAGATTCAAGTGACAGTCATCAATGATTGAATTATATGACTCATAATCATCTAGCAACctcaattagtattaaacCAAAGGTAATTAATAAATGCAGAGCAAACCAATATGATACTGATACCATCATCCTTCTATGCTAACCAATTTAAACAGCCAATGTTAAACATGCTTACGATCCTAATTCCTAAAGATGTTTCAAAACACTACTAACGCTTACCTAAACAGAAAATGAGATCCTTGGGCAACggtaaataaagaaaataaaattaacaatgaTGAGAATGATTGAAGTTAAGGTTGTTAATTTGAGGGTATTTTGTTCTCTTAGGCTCTACTTGGTAGGATGGAATGGAATAAGgagggaatggaatgaaggtCATTCTTGTGCTTGGTAAGTACAAGGAATGCAAAAGGAATGGAATTGTTATTCCTTGATTGATTCCATTCCTATGTTTGATACCTACAAATTATTAtagaaatggaatggaatgaaatatgaataattaatatgttgattctaccaaaaataacactacagtacacacatttcacacactacacacatttcacacactacacacactacacacatttcacacatttcacgcactacacacatttcacacatttaacacaatacacacactacaAACACTAATCACATGTAACACATTTCAAGCATcctatttttgaatttgtgtaCTGTGTAGTGTGTtcaatgtgtgtagtgtgtagtgtgtgaaatgtgtgcattgtgtgaaatgtgtgcaTTGTGTGAAAATGTGTGAAGAGTGTGTAGTATGTGAACTGTGTGAAATgggtgtagtgtgtgaaatgtgcgTAGTGTGCGAATGTGAAGTGTGCGAATGTGAAGTGTGCgaatgtgaagtgtgtgaagtgtgtgtagtgtgtgaagtgtatgtagtgtgtgaagtgtgtgtagtgtgtgaaatttgtgtagtgtgtgaaatttgtgtagtgtgtgaagtgtgtgtagtgtgtgaagtgtgtgtagtgtgtgaaatttgtgaagtgtgtgaagtgtgtgtggatttttcaattattaaaaaatttaaaattttaatgttattgtaaaattgtgataatattaaatttaaatataatataaaataatatttatataattttgttaaattttaaaataagaagaaaggaaaatggaatggaatggaatggtcATTCCTTAGCTAAATGGATGGAATGGGTATTCCcatgtggaatggaatggtgattcctaacaaaatatttaccaagcaaaggaatggaatggaggtagGAATGTCATTCCAttcctccattccattccaccataCCAAGAAGGGCCTTAGAGAatctattactattataaaagtgcatattcctacatatttttacatatttttacatattataAATCTAAGGATAGTTTAGTCATTTCATGTATAGGTgtatgtatataattaattcttaCAATTCTGATACACCTATAATATccttatcataattttaaggATGGTAGTAAATTCATTGTATaggtgtatatttttataatctaCTTCAGATAAGGATAATTTTATACCTAGaatctataaaaatttaaaataagactTATCTGTTTCCGATAcagataaaattattattcatatagATAACTATTAACATGCATCGTATGTACAATTTGGTAGTAACACCAAAACAACTAAGCAGTGTAATACTGCTAATATGCGATATATACCTTGACAAATGCTTTTTATCTGCTTTGGTCTGTGCAGTGTGGTGGTAAGCTCGTAGTTTAGCAACCAAATCAGTAGCGTCCTTAGCAGCATTGACAGCAAGTACCTAGAAGGAAAATATCCAGATGCACTTCAGTTGGCAAAAGATAACTTATGAGcttttgatgaaataaaatcaagaacaaaGTTTGCTTGTAAGTACCTTAGGAATGATCAATAAAGCTTCAGCAAACTCAGCTATGGCCAACTGCTCCCGTGACCCCAGAGTTGTAGCTAAATTCTCCAAATATACAGATAGGGCAGCCTCAACTGCACCTCCACCAGCAACAACCTATATTTCATCGAACTCAAGAAGATGAGGTACTTGTATCTATGACAATTGTCTATGTTTTTGTCAGATctaaatgtttaaaatttggCTTGAATAATACTCCTCtttcccattaaatatgaaacatttgctttttcacacatgttttggaaaaatgatactacctccgtcccccaaaatttgctacactttgacccgacacgggttttaagaaatgtaatggaaagtgagttgaaaaagttggtgggatgtgggtcctactttaaagtattagttttataataaaatgtgagtaggaatgagttagtggaatatggggtctactaccaaaaatggtaaaactgaagtgtatcaaattttcggggacggaccgaaatagtaaactgtatcaaattttcagggacagaggtagtaataaataattaaagtggagaaaaaataaagtaaaaaagagaatatataaAGGGGACTCTCCTCTACATCAttctctctattactttttttctcaccactttagttatttattataattttttcaaaacaagtgCACAAAAGCAAACGTTgaatatttaatgggacaggGGGAGTAGTAAGCAACAATGTGTTAcctataaatttgaaatttaagcataaaaataacaaGCGCATTTCAAGATGTGTAGCATTTAAGTAAAACTAATAGACATATCAAGTCTAAGAAAGAGACaacaattaatagaaaaataagttCAATACTTAAGGAATATACGAAAAATTAGACAGAGTGCCACAGTCAAAATAAATGACAACAGAATCTTACAGTATTAGATTCAAGAGTCCTTTTGACAACGCATATGGCATCATGCAAAGCCCTGTCCATTTCATCAAGCATGTAATCGTTGGCACCTCTAAGTATTAATGAAACCTGAAAAAAAGCAAATTCCAGGTCAATATGTATAATACTGAATGAAAGTTACTGTAAGACATTAATctatacatttaaaaaatgagcattttcatgaataaaaatgattgggAGTTGAACCAACCAACTCATCAAATTGCAAACTATCAGAAGTAGCTCAAGCATTTCAGCAGGACAAGAAATCATTTTAGTATTAAAGAATTCAGAGCTAATACATACCGCACTTGAGGTTTTGGTTCCTTTTATCATAATCACATCATCATCAGCAATTCGTTCCTCCACTACTTCATCAGCATGTCCCAGAAGTGATGCATCAAATGTTTCTTCCCCTTCCATATCAGCAAAAGTTGAAACCTGCATAGGAGCAACAATTAAGGATTgatacataaaaaatgataacagTTTTTCACTCTATCTTTTTCCAAAGCAAGAGAtctcaaaatagaaatttgatagctagaaaaagaaaatcatataAGCCTATGCCTCTTGTTGAGAAAGACAAATCTCAAGAACTGTCATACTTATATTGGacttaattttgttgtttataagTAGCATCATCGATGAGAAAATGGTAAACGGGAAGTTAGGGATATTAACTCGAGTAAATGAATAATAGTAGGAGACCTCTTTAAGCAACCATATCgttatgaattatgatacCACACTTCAGTTTCGTGGTCATATTCATTAAACCCTTTTTTGTAACTATATATGGTGGTCGAGCCGTCGAGTCATGATTTCAGCATAACCATCTCTTAGGTCATTCTAAATCTGAACTCATccataatactaataattaatcttCCTTTTTAAACGTTTATGGGAACAAACAAAAGATATAAGACAGGCAGTTGGAAGATAAGAAGCAAAACCTACCGCAGAAGCACCAGTTGCCTTGGCAACGTGACGCAGATCTTCCTTGCGAACACGTCTCACTGCTATTGCACCAGCCTCCACAAAATACTGTTACAGTATAACACACAGTCACAACAAGAGAAAACCAAGTAGATGTGCAAAGATAATACGTTAGCACAATACAACAATATTCTATTTCATGGCTTAATGAAAATGGTTCTGACTTCAACCCTTTCCAGCAGTGTTTCCACTGTTTGCCCAGTTATCATACAAGATTGGCTTATTTTTACATCAATGTCTGTTAAGCAAGCTATAAAATGGAAGCATAATAAAAGAAACTAACATCATATGAAAATGTATCTGCCAGTATAAAGGATGAAAGAACTTCTATGCGACTAAGGTTGTGCTGAAGGCAGACCTTGAGTGCCATGTCATCGATTCCTTTTGTAGTTAAAATTACATTGGCTCCTGCCTGAAGAAGTTTCTGAATACGTTCTTTTGTCATGTCCGCTTCTCTAAAAGTCAAGAGGTCAATCAATTGTTAGTACATTTAAACTTCAGGGAAGTTGTGCGGGTAAATTGCTGTGGCCTTCAAACGGCACTTAATATACACGAGCAACTATAGAATATGAATAAGCAACACCAGTAAAAATGCATATCTCCAAAACATGCAAATTTATTTACGGTTGCCTGATACAATTAATGTGTGGGCCAGAAATACAGAATTATAGATCCAACTAATGAAAAGATGCTAAATAGATTACAATGAAGTCAACTGCCTTGTTTAGGACACAATATCTTAcaagaaatgaataaaataaatcaccTTTGACGAATCTTCTCCAACTCTCTGGGGTCAGTGACCAAAACTTGGACACCCATTTGCATTTTTGCCTTCTGAAGATTAAAATCAAGACAAGCAATTCTGGCTGGAGCAACCCTCAATGGCATGCCCTGTGCAGCACGTCCCGTGTTGAGAGCATACCCCTTCAGTAAGTAGCTATCTCGGGCACTTTTACCATgggctttaagaatattgattCCCTGAATATTACCAATATCATTTGAGCTACTTCTTCCAGATCAACGGTTAAAACAGTGATGTGAAGCTAGAATTCATGCATATTCAGGAACCTTTTTCTCCAGCCTTTCAAATCTATGTTTATTGACTGTCCTTGTGGACACAGGGTTTTACATAGAAAGGTGAAGGAAAGCAAGTCAACAAGTCTAGTTTCAACCA harbors:
- the LOC125217990 gene encoding cell number regulator 6-like, translating into MAEGSYVKLTEDQIALQNITPGELNEPIDIEKANGRTCELCGQSLPVSYVPPADEDWATGIFGCLDDSNSCVTGLLCPCVLFGRNMAVVNENISPDRACVGHAVCVEGGVVAAALTMACNGMIDPDTVCLVTEGLLFAWWVCAIYSGMGRQLLQRKYHLKDSPCDPCGVHCCLHWCAICQEHREMKHHLSEESAAIVDLDPPQLQEMINAAASASASANSQPNNQIVLVTTNHDTNNL
- the LOC125221725 gene encoding LOW QUALITY PROTEIN: T-complex protein 1 subunit alpha-like (The sequence of the model RefSeq protein was modified relative to this genomic sequence to represent the inferred CDS: inserted 1 base in 1 codon), with the translated sequence MSFAANTPDISGERQSGQDVRAQNVMACQAVSNIVKSSLGPVGLDKMLVDDIGDVTITNDGATILKMLEVEHPAAKVLVELAELQDREVGDGTTXVVIVAAELLKKANDLVRNKIHPTSIISGYRLSMREACKYVDEKLAVKVEKLGKDSLVNSAKTCMSSKLIGGDSDFFANLVVEAVQAVKMTNARGEVKYPIKGINILKAHGKSARDSYLLKGYALNTGRAAQGMPLRVAPARIACLDFNLQKAKMQMGVQVLVTDPRELEKIRQREADMTKERIQKLLQAGANVILTTKGIDDMALKYFVEAGAIAVRRVRKEDLRHVAKATGASAVSTFADMEGEETFDASLLGHADEVVEERIADDDVIMIKGTKTSSAVSLILRGANDYMLDEMDRALHDAICVVKRTLESNTVVAGGGAVEAALSVYLENLATTLGSREQLAIAEFAEALLIIPKVLAVNAAKDATDLVAKLRAYHHTAQTKADKKHLSSMGLDLINGTVRNNLEAGVIEPAMSKVKIIQFATEAAITILRIDDMIRLVKDESQNDE